The Microlunatus soli genome contains the following window.
ACGCGATGCACGGCCGGACGGCGTTGCCCGAGCACGAGGTGATCGTGATCGACGAGGCCCATGAACTGGTCTCCCGGGTGACCGGTGCGGCGTCGGCGGAGTTGCACCCGACCGGAATCGAACGGGTCGGCCGGCGGGCGCTCAACTTCCTCGAAGATGATCTTGCCCTGGACTTCCTGGAATCGGCCGACGGCCTGCGGGAGGCGCTCGATGCGGTGCAGCCGGAGCGGATCGAGGATCCCGACTCCTCGGTGATCACGGCTGTGTCTGCGGTCCGGGCCGCGGGACGGCGCGTGGTCAGCGCATTGACCAGCGAGGGCAAGGAGGACAACGAACGCAAGCAGGCCGCCGCCGCGGTGAAGGAGATCTTCGACGTCGCGGAGCGGATCTGCAAGCTGGACGACTACGACGTGATCTGGGTGACCGATTCCGAACGCAACGGACGCGACGTCCGGGTCGCACCGTTGACCGTCGCCGGACTGATGCGGGACCGGGTGTTCAGCGATCGTACGGTGATCATGACCTCGGCCACGTTGAAGCTGGGTGGGGACTTCGCCGGTGTCGCGGCGTCGGTCGGGTTGCGCGCCGACGAACGTGACGACGAGCCGGTGTCCCATGATCAACAGGCAGCCGCCCGGCAGGCGTCGGTCCGTGCCGAGGAGGGCGTCGATGATCGTGACGATCTTGAGATGTCGCTGGATGATGATCTTGACGTGGATGACGACGTCGAGCAGGACGACGGCCTGTCCGGCGATGGAGCGGCAGCCGGCTCGGGGGACCGACCGGCCGGACCGCTGACCTGGCGCGGTCTCGACGTCGGCTCACCGTTCGACTACCGCCGGCAGGGGATCATGTACGTGGCCAGCAACATGCCACGACCCGGTCGCGACGGCCTGGGCGAGGAGATGATGGCCGAGATCGCCGAGCTGGTCTGGGCGGCCGGCGGCCGGACGCTGGGGCTGTTCTCGTCCCGGCGGGCCGCGGAGGCGGCAGCACAGTATGTCCGCAAGCAGCTACCGAAGATGACCATCCTGTGTCAGGGCGATGCCCAGCTGTCGGATCTGACCCGCCGCTTCATCGAGAAGACCGACGTCAGCCTGTTCGGCACGTTGTCGCTGTGGCAGGGCGTCGACGTGCCGGGTGACACCTGCCAGTTGGTGATCATCGACCGGATCCCGTTCCCGCGCCCGGACGAACCGCTGACCGTCGCTCGGCAACGCGCGGTCAGCGAGGCCGGCGGTAACGGGTTCATGGCGGTCGCCGCGACTCATGCCGCGTTGTTGTTGGCCCAGGGTGCCGGCCGGTTGATCCGTCGAGCGAGTGATCGCGGCGTGGTCGCGGTCCTCGACCCGCGGTTGGCGACCGCCCGCTACGGCAGCTTCCTGCGATCGTCGATGCCGGACATGTGGCCGACCAGTGATCGCGAACAGGTGATCGGCGCACTGCGCCGGCTCAGCGCACCGTCCTGATCATCGGGCTCGATCCGACCCCGGTCGGGTGACTTCGACCGATCTGTCAGAACGCCGACGGCGCGGAAGATCGGCCGCTACGATCCGTGCATGATCAAGCTCTGGCGGCGTTTCGGTGTCCGCACCGGCGCCCTGCTGACCGTCCTGTTGGCGGTCACCCTGACCACAAGCGAGCAGGCCGATGCGGCAACGCATGTGGTGAAGGACACCAGGCGTGACGTCTACGCGATCAAGGGCGACGACGGTCAGCATCTGGTCAACAAGACGGGGGCGAACGGTGACATCACGGCGGTGCGGACCAATCATCGTGCCCGTTCCGTAGAGGTCGTGATCAAGGCTCGTCAGCTGCGTGGATCCAATGCGACAGTGGTTGAGATCGCTACCTCTGCCAAGCACCGGCCGACGTTCTTTGTTGTCGCGCTGAAGACGAAACGGCACCATGACATCTCACTGACAAAGAACTTCGATCAGCAAATTCATTGCAACGGTCTGCGGGTCCGCCGGGACGTGAAGGAAGCCGTGATCCGGGTGCACATTCCCCGTCGCTGTCTGGACAATCCGCAGTGGATCCGTACCGGTGTCGGTGTGTTCATGCTTCGGGTGAAGGGTGCCGGTCGCGAGCGAATCGACGTCGCGGGCAAGAGGCTGCTGACAGATCGCTGGTTTCGCGGTGTTGCGCGTTTCCCGCTGAGCCCGAAGATCACGGCCGGACCTTAGGGGCTCGCAGTCGCCGGTCGGCGGCGCTGCTGAGGTGGTTTCGACTGGTCCAAGATCACGACAAAAGCGGGTCAGTCTCCCAATCGGCGAAGTCCCGTCGGATCCGCTGCCGGATGCGTTCCCAGGCATCGGCGGCTGCCGGTTCGGGATCGATCAGATCGGTTCGGTCGTCGAAAAATCGTCGGTAGCCCCAGCTGAAGCCGACCACAGGGGACAGCCGGGCGGGTCCGATGCTGACCAGGAAAGCATCCGCCAGCCAATCAAGATCACGATGGTCCGGGTTGGCCGGGGCGTCGGCGAAGGTCGGCCGGTAGCCCTCGACATACAGCGGCGTCCCGGCCAGTAACGGATTGCGGTCGATTTCCTCGTCGATCACCTCACCTCGTCGGAGGTGACGGATCAGCTGGACCCACCCGAACCAACCGGCCGGTCCCTCGCGGGGGAAGTCGACCTCGGCCGTGAGCACAGGGAAACCGGTGAATGCCGAGGCGTCGAAGTTCTTGGCGACTTGATCATGGCCGGTGGCATACGGATCGTCGTTGGGATGAACGTTGATCCGCAGCCGGCCGTTGCGGCCGCGGGTGTGGAACGGCAGGGTCATCGTCGACACGGTGCGACCCCTACCTGTTCGCGATCATGCTGCAACCAGGTCGAACCGCAACCGTGGCAGCACGCGTCCCGGTATCGAACCACTCGGCGAGCTGCCGATCCGGGTTGCGCCGAAGTGCCGATAGAACGGCTCGGCTCCTGGATCGGCGTCCAGGTCCAGCCGGCGGAAGCCCCGGGCAGCCGCCTCGCGAAGGATGTGTTCCAGCAACAGCCGCCCGCAGCCGGTCCCGATCGCATCCGGGTCGACGAACAAGGCGGCCAGCTCACCGTCCGGTGGAACGCCCGCCAGTCGGCTGAAGCCCAGCGGTCCGGTCCCGTCGTCAGCGACCCACATCCCTGTCCCGCAGTCCTCGGCTCGGTAGGTCAACTCGGCTCGGCACGCCTGCAGGAACTCCGGCGAGTAGCCCCAATGTCCCTTGGACCGCAGGGCGAGCGCCGAGATCGTCGCATGCTCCTCCGCTCGCGCGGGCCGGATTGTCGGCTTGGCCACTCGACGCACGCTACCGGAGCCGAGCGCTACGGTCGGACGGATATTCGGTCGCATCGACGGCCGTACTGTGGATCAATCGCCGTATGACCGACTCGGCGTTCC
Protein-coding sequences here:
- a CDS encoding GNAT family N-acetyltransferase, whose amino-acid sequence is MAKPTIRPARAEEHATISALALRSKGHWGYSPEFLQACRAELTYRAEDCGTGMWVADDGTGPLGFSRLAGVPPDGELAALFVDPDAIGTGCGRLLLEHILREAAARGFRRLDLDADPGAEPFYRHFGATRIGSSPSGSIPGRVLPRLRFDLVAA
- a CDS encoding ATP-dependent DNA helicase; this translates as MAAAITEAFGSGRHLLVQAGTGTGKSLGYLAPSLIALSDHKVDRVVVATATLALQAQLAGNDIPAALEAVESVTGRRPTAAILKGRTNYACRLRVNGGSVSAQESLIDSAELAESLRATIAGQAEPQEEAASSALGAEVLALREWAEREHEERGVADRDDAPPHTDRAWQQVSIPVRECLGTQQCPFGDSCFVERSREKARGADLVVTNHALLAIDAMHGRTALPEHEVIVIDEAHELVSRVTGAASAELHPTGIERVGRRALNFLEDDLALDFLESADGLREALDAVQPERIEDPDSSVITAVSAVRAAGRRVVSALTSEGKEDNERKQAAAAVKEIFDVAERICKLDDYDVIWVTDSERNGRDVRVAPLTVAGLMRDRVFSDRTVIMTSATLKLGGDFAGVAASVGLRADERDDEPVSHDQQAAARQASVRAEEGVDDRDDLEMSLDDDLDVDDDVEQDDGLSGDGAAAGSGDRPAGPLTWRGLDVGSPFDYRRQGIMYVASNMPRPGRDGLGEEMMAEIAELVWAAGGRTLGLFSSRRAAEAAAQYVRKQLPKMTILCQGDAQLSDLTRRFIEKTDVSLFGTLSLWQGVDVPGDTCQLVIIDRIPFPRPDEPLTVARQRAVSEAGGNGFMAVAATHAALLLAQGAGRLIRRASDRGVVAVLDPRLATARYGSFLRSSMPDMWPTSDREQVIGALRRLSAPS